In Arthrobacter sp. SLBN-83, one DNA window encodes the following:
- a CDS encoding GAF domain-containing protein — protein sequence MDHGLRFSDPATYARTLRRAHELVISGVPRPEIPTSLIDSWHRSMALGISPDQHSPRHLHEVAEVLELRREHRLQQVMPALHDLLADDSRSGRHLLVLTDASGEILWRVGSPSVLRRADHLEFLEGADWSEAGIGTNAISEALVTGGPVQLFSAEHLVRTHHEWACTAAPITDPATGQLLGVLDVSGPLDTLSADTLRMVRCAVRVAEALLGTSDGGTSLGASSSVGASRQPAARVVRPAAAVESLELLGEKPAAMFADGSRLSLTLRRAEILALLDSRSQGWSAEELAYELHGDAGTPQAIRTEMFRVRSVLGGAVESNPYRLAPGLAGRSDAAGVLRLLRDGKIAEALEAYRAPLLSRSGALTVQLLRDQLDMAVGSAVRASGDAGLVARWLSTDMGSADSLAVEALGRLVGRSDPRYLTFHARAAC from the coding sequence GTGGACCACGGCCTGAGGTTTTCGGACCCGGCAACGTATGCACGGACGCTGCGGCGCGCGCACGAGCTAGTCATTTCCGGCGTCCCACGGCCCGAGATCCCCACCAGCCTGATCGATTCCTGGCACCGTTCCATGGCTTTGGGCATCAGCCCGGACCAGCACAGCCCGCGGCACCTGCACGAGGTGGCCGAGGTGCTGGAGCTGCGGCGGGAGCACCGGCTGCAGCAGGTGATGCCTGCGCTGCACGACCTCCTGGCCGACGATTCCCGCTCCGGCCGCCACCTGCTGGTGCTCACCGATGCCAGCGGCGAGATCCTGTGGCGGGTGGGCAGCCCTTCGGTCCTCCGCCGGGCCGACCACCTTGAATTCCTGGAAGGTGCCGACTGGTCCGAGGCCGGCATCGGCACCAACGCCATCAGCGAGGCCCTGGTCACCGGCGGCCCCGTGCAGCTGTTCTCCGCCGAACACCTGGTCCGCACGCACCACGAGTGGGCCTGCACCGCGGCGCCCATTACGGATCCGGCCACCGGGCAGTTGCTCGGGGTCCTGGACGTGTCCGGACCCTTGGACACCCTCAGCGCGGACACGTTGCGGATGGTGCGGTGCGCCGTGCGAGTGGCGGAGGCTTTGCTGGGAACGTCCGACGGCGGCACCTCCTTGGGAGCCTCGTCTTCCGTGGGTGCGTCCCGGCAGCCTGCGGCCCGCGTTGTCCGGCCGGCCGCGGCCGTGGAGTCGCTGGAACTGCTGGGCGAGAAGCCCGCGGCGATGTTCGCCGATGGGAGCCGTTTGTCCCTGACGCTGCGCCGGGCGGAGATCCTGGCGCTGCTGGATTCGCGGTCGCAGGGCTGGTCAGCGGAGGAGCTGGCGTATGAACTGCATGGCGACGCCGGGACGCCCCAGGCCATCCGGACCGAGATGTTCCGGGTGCGCTCGGTGCTGGGCGGGGCGGTGGAGTCCAACCCTTACCGGCTGGCTCCCGGGTTGGCGGGCCGCTCGGACGCGGCGGGCGTGCTGCGCCTCCTGCGCGATGGCAAGATTGCCGAGGCGCTGGAGGCGTACCGCGCTCCCCTGCTCAGCCGGTCCGGAGCCCTCACGGTGCAGCTGCTCCGGGACCAGCTGGACATGGCCGTTGGATCGGCCGTTCGGGCCAGCGGGGATGCCGGGCTGGTGGCGCGCTGGCTGTCCACGGACATGGGTTCGGCCGATTCGCTGGCCGTCGAGGCACTGGGCCGGCTGGTGGGGCGCAGCGATCCGCGGTACCTGACGTTCCACGCCCGGGCCGCGTGTTGA
- a CDS encoding alkaline phosphatase D family protein, with product MDNISRRTLISAGLGAGLVAALPSAAVAVSTADDAGLRADPFMLGVASGEPWPDGFVLWTRLALNPVAEDGLGGMPSRPVAVQWEVAEDESMRKVVARGVEQARPEAAHSVHVELRGLKAGREYFYRFRAGKHLSPVGRTLTSPALHETPAALAMAFASCAQYEHGYFTAYRHLAEDHPDLVLHLGDYLYEYKKDSYVIGGGNPRDHEGPETVTLESYRQRHAQYKADADLQAAHAIAPWAVVWDDHEVDNNWADDVPENKDAGQLNDSVEHFRQRRAAAFQAYYENMPLRPSSLPAGPDMKIYRRIQWGQLANFHMMDTRQYRDDQLAGDGWKENVTERLAEDRTITGAEQERWLLDGFRNSMQRWDILGQQVFFAERDRNKAPEIDDVSMDGWDGYAASRRRITQGWVDANVRNAVVLTGDVHRHWANDVKVDYKDPASPVVGSELVCTSITSTGDGSGSTTDATTAWNPHLKFYNDNRGYVNTRITRDAMTADFRVLDHVTTPGAPVATKASFEIRDGVPGLQARA from the coding sequence ATGGACAATATCTCCCGCAGAACCCTTATCTCCGCCGGCCTCGGCGCCGGCCTGGTCGCCGCACTGCCGAGCGCCGCCGTCGCGGTTTCCACCGCTGATGACGCCGGCCTCCGGGCGGATCCCTTCATGCTCGGCGTCGCCTCAGGCGAGCCGTGGCCCGACGGCTTCGTCCTCTGGACACGCCTCGCACTGAACCCCGTGGCGGAGGACGGGTTGGGCGGCATGCCGTCCCGTCCCGTGGCGGTGCAGTGGGAGGTGGCCGAGGACGAAAGCATGCGGAAGGTGGTGGCCCGCGGGGTTGAGCAGGCCCGTCCTGAGGCCGCGCATTCGGTGCACGTGGAGCTGCGCGGGCTGAAGGCCGGCCGCGAGTACTTCTATCGTTTCCGCGCCGGCAAGCACCTGAGCCCGGTGGGCCGCACCCTGACCAGCCCGGCCCTGCACGAGACGCCCGCCGCGCTGGCCATGGCGTTCGCCAGCTGCGCCCAGTATGAGCACGGCTACTTCACCGCCTACCGCCACCTGGCCGAGGACCACCCGGACCTGGTGCTGCACCTGGGCGACTACCTGTACGAATACAAGAAGGACAGCTACGTGATCGGTGGCGGCAACCCGCGCGACCACGAGGGCCCGGAGACCGTCACGCTGGAGAGCTACCGGCAGCGGCACGCGCAGTACAAGGCCGACGCCGACCTGCAGGCTGCGCATGCCATCGCACCGTGGGCAGTGGTGTGGGATGACCACGAGGTGGACAACAACTGGGCGGACGACGTGCCCGAGAACAAGGACGCCGGGCAGCTCAACGACAGCGTGGAGCACTTCCGGCAGCGCCGCGCCGCCGCATTCCAGGCCTACTACGAGAACATGCCGCTGCGCCCGTCGTCGCTGCCGGCCGGCCCGGACATGAAGATCTACCGCAGGATCCAGTGGGGCCAGCTGGCCAACTTCCACATGATGGACACCCGGCAGTACCGCGACGACCAGCTGGCCGGCGACGGGTGGAAGGAGAACGTCACCGAGCGGCTGGCGGAGGACCGGACCATCACCGGCGCCGAGCAGGAAAGGTGGCTGCTGGACGGCTTCCGCAACTCCATGCAGCGCTGGGACATCCTGGGCCAGCAGGTCTTCTTCGCCGAGCGGGACCGCAACAAGGCGCCGGAGATCGACGACGTCTCCATGGACGGCTGGGACGGCTACGCGGCCTCTCGCCGCCGCATCACCCAGGGCTGGGTGGACGCGAACGTCCGCAACGCCGTCGTCCTCACCGGCGATGTGCACCGGCACTGGGCCAACGACGTCAAGGTGGACTACAAGGATCCCGCCTCCCCCGTGGTGGGCTCGGAGCTGGTGTGCACGTCCATCACCTCCACCGGCGACGGCAGCGGCTCCACCACGGACGCCACCACGGCCTGGAACCCGCACCTGAAGTTCTACAACGACAACCGCGGCTACGTGAACACCCGCATCACCCGCGACGCGATGACGGCCGACTTCCGCGTGCTGGACCACGTCACGACGCCGGGCGCCCCGGTTGCCACCAAGGCCTCCTTCGAGATCCGCGACGGCGTCCCGGGGCTTCAGGCACGCGCCTGA
- a CDS encoding PKD domain-containing protein has protein sequence MKIEVFPAWLRQALVLALIAAAALVGAPPASADPVYGTQSIAYSGVANPPTSDKPQSKLWWNDGSWWADMWTSGSGWSIYRLDRPSATWVNTGVVNDSRGSTLADTMWDGSHLYIASHVVTISTDANPKPSVAGQPAYLYRYSYSGGKYTLDSGFPTVIANNSSESMTIDEDSTGAIWATWTQVAGNSTSGFTNTVYVNNSAPGGSSWAAPFVLPVSNPHPAPDDISAVVSYNKNKIGVMWSDQLTGSVWWASRTDGTSPTASSSWNFQPAIRGQGQADDHLNIKSLQSDTSGRVFAAVKTSLNDVSSDPTLPQLLLLVFKPGTGSFTQSTISTTGDCVSRPQIVLDTQNNLVHAFQTAPPTSVSGCAYSGVAGSIYEKTASMDNPAFGSGRGTPVIQSASSSNMNNVTTTKQGVDSSTGIVVMASDDVAKRYWYSDRPLGPAVAAPVASFTASPTSGTAPLNVAFTDTSTGTPTSWAWDFGDGGTSTAQNPAHSYAAAGTYTAKLTATNSGGSSSASTTITVSSSSTPPPATGVGVVGSSTTYAGTAASAVSIGAPAGTAAGDVLVASITTDLNPTMASVPAGWTPLVNGLGINSTSTSGARVFAYYHVVGASDPASYAWTLSTAVKWGGGITGYRGVNNTTPLDSSVATAVDATYNATSITAPSVTTATNGAMLVGGVGCDCAAPVVSSAPAGWTQQWQAAGGQIAELADKVQATAGTGGTATWTLSGARAVAAWQVALKPAG, from the coding sequence ATGAAGATCGAAGTTTTCCCAGCTTGGTTACGGCAGGCATTGGTGCTGGCCCTGATAGCGGCCGCCGCCCTTGTGGGAGCCCCACCGGCTTCCGCAGATCCCGTCTACGGGACCCAGAGCATCGCCTACTCCGGCGTCGCCAATCCGCCCACGTCGGACAAGCCGCAGAGCAAGCTCTGGTGGAACGACGGCTCCTGGTGGGCGGACATGTGGACCAGCGGCAGCGGCTGGAGCATCTACCGGCTGGACCGGCCCAGCGCCACGTGGGTAAACACGGGCGTGGTCAATGACAGCCGCGGCAGCACCCTGGCAGACACCATGTGGGACGGCAGCCACCTCTACATCGCCTCGCACGTGGTGACCATCTCCACCGATGCAAACCCGAAACCCTCGGTCGCCGGACAGCCCGCCTACCTTTACCGCTACAGCTACTCCGGCGGCAAGTACACGCTCGACTCCGGGTTCCCCACGGTGATTGCCAACAACAGCAGCGAATCGATGACCATCGACGAGGACAGCACCGGCGCCATCTGGGCAACGTGGACGCAGGTGGCGGGCAACAGCACCAGCGGTTTCACCAACACCGTCTACGTCAACAACTCGGCGCCCGGCGGCTCCAGCTGGGCTGCGCCGTTCGTCCTCCCGGTCTCCAACCCGCACCCTGCACCGGACGACATCTCCGCCGTGGTGTCCTACAACAAGAACAAGATCGGCGTGATGTGGAGCGACCAGCTCACCGGCTCGGTATGGTGGGCCTCGCGCACGGACGGGACCTCCCCCACGGCTTCATCGTCCTGGAACTTCCAGCCGGCCATCCGGGGCCAAGGGCAGGCCGACGACCACCTGAACATCAAGTCCCTGCAGTCAGATACCAGCGGCCGCGTCTTCGCCGCGGTGAAGACCAGCCTGAACGACGTCTCCAGTGACCCCACGCTGCCGCAGCTGCTGCTGCTCGTCTTCAAGCCGGGCACGGGATCCTTCACGCAATCGACCATCTCCACCACCGGCGACTGCGTCAGCAGGCCGCAGATAGTCCTGGACACCCAGAACAACCTGGTCCACGCGTTCCAGACCGCCCCGCCCACGTCCGTGAGTGGCTGCGCCTACTCCGGGGTTGCCGGCAGCATCTACGAGAAGACGGCGTCCATGGACAACCCCGCGTTCGGCAGCGGGCGCGGGACCCCCGTCATCCAGAGCGCGTCGTCGTCCAACATGAACAATGTGACCACCACCAAGCAGGGCGTGGACAGTTCCACGGGCATCGTGGTCATGGCCAGTGACGACGTGGCCAAGCGCTACTGGTACTCGGACCGTCCGCTGGGCCCTGCCGTCGCAGCACCGGTGGCTTCCTTCACGGCCTCCCCCACCTCCGGCACGGCGCCGCTGAACGTCGCCTTCACTGACACGTCCACCGGCACTCCCACATCCTGGGCCTGGGACTTCGGCGACGGCGGCACCTCCACCGCGCAGAACCCCGCCCACAGCTACGCGGCGGCCGGCACGTACACCGCCAAACTCACGGCCACGAACAGCGGCGGGTCCAGCTCGGCCAGCACCACGATCACCGTCAGCTCCTCCTCCACACCGCCGCCGGCCACAGGGGTGGGCGTCGTCGGCTCCTCAACCACCTATGCGGGAACGGCCGCTTCCGCAGTCTCCATCGGTGCCCCCGCCGGCACCGCGGCAGGCGACGTGCTGGTCGCCTCCATCACCACGGACCTGAACCCCACCATGGCCTCCGTCCCGGCGGGCTGGACTCCGCTGGTCAACGGCCTGGGCATCAACAGCACCTCCACCTCCGGTGCCAGGGTCTTTGCCTACTACCACGTGGTGGGCGCCTCGGATCCTGCCAGCTACGCGTGGACCCTCAGCACCGCCGTGAAGTGGGGCGGCGGCATCACGGGCTATCGGGGCGTGAACAACACCACGCCGCTTGATTCCTCTGTAGCCACAGCCGTGGACGCCACCTACAACGCCACCAGCATCACCGCCCCGAGCGTCACAACCGCCACCAACGGCGCCATGCTGGTCGGTGGCGTGGGATGTGACTGCGCGGCCCCGGTGGTTTCCTCCGCTCCGGCCGGCTGGACCCAGCAGTGGCAGGCCGCCGGGGGCCAGATCGCCGAACTCGCGGACAAGGTGCAGGCAACCGCCGGAACCGGCGGAACAGCTACCTGGACCCTGAGTGGTGCGCGTGCAGTTGCCGCCTGGCAGGTCGCCCTGAAGCCGGCCGGGTAG
- a CDS encoding S8 family serine peptidase: MRKLFTAGFTAALLVLGPVPLALPANAAGGTSPQPGHVLVKFYDDGAAAGSLHRRGLEGVDVGGTGARLVSVPAGSEDRLIEALSRDPAVEYAEADQPVSAFTSDQYFPRQYALQNDGQSFTNTAGDLTIPAGTPDADVDAVEAWNVTTGNGIKVAVLDSGVASDNPDIAPKVVARANFSGSATKAGDPVAEDYYGHGTHVAGSVAATTDNTIGVAGVCPGCTILAGKVLDDNGVGSSSALANGINWAVSNGAKVINMSLGVRASRTLETAVNNAWSKGVVLVAAAGNGGNQTKIYPGAYTHVIAVGATDNNDAKASFSTYGASWVDIAAPGVNVYSTFPNHPFVLGSQNNRSQGYDVGNGSSMSAAIVSGAAALAWSSHPGATNTSIRADVESTADKVDGTGTYWAYGRVNAAGAAK, from the coding sequence ATGAGAAAACTCTTTACCGCGGGCTTCACCGCAGCACTGCTGGTGCTCGGCCCCGTCCCGCTTGCCCTTCCCGCCAATGCTGCAGGAGGCACGTCACCTCAGCCCGGGCACGTCCTCGTAAAGTTTTACGACGACGGCGCTGCCGCCGGTTCGCTGCACAGGCGCGGCTTGGAGGGCGTGGACGTCGGCGGTACGGGCGCCAGGTTGGTCAGCGTGCCTGCCGGCAGCGAGGACCGGCTCATCGAGGCACTCAGCCGGGACCCCGCCGTCGAATACGCCGAAGCGGACCAGCCCGTGTCCGCCTTCACCTCCGACCAGTACTTCCCGCGCCAGTACGCGCTGCAGAACGATGGGCAGTCGTTCACCAACACCGCAGGCGATCTCACCATCCCTGCCGGCACGCCTGATGCGGACGTGGACGCCGTTGAAGCCTGGAACGTGACCACCGGCAACGGCATCAAGGTGGCGGTGCTGGATTCCGGTGTGGCCAGTGACAACCCGGACATCGCCCCCAAGGTGGTGGCCCGCGCCAATTTCAGCGGCTCGGCCACCAAGGCAGGGGACCCCGTGGCCGAGGACTACTACGGCCACGGCACCCACGTGGCCGGCAGCGTCGCCGCCACCACCGACAACACCATTGGTGTGGCAGGGGTCTGCCCGGGCTGCACCATCCTGGCCGGAAAGGTCCTGGACGACAACGGTGTCGGCTCCAGCTCGGCCCTTGCCAACGGAATCAACTGGGCGGTCAGCAACGGCGCCAAGGTGATCAACATGAGCTTGGGCGTGCGGGCGTCGCGGACCCTGGAAACCGCGGTCAACAACGCCTGGAGCAAGGGCGTGGTGCTGGTGGCAGCTGCCGGCAACGGCGGGAACCAGACCAAGATCTACCCGGGCGCGTACACCCATGTCATAGCCGTAGGTGCCACCGACAACAACGACGCCAAAGCATCGTTCTCCACGTATGGCGCGAGCTGGGTGGATATCGCTGCTCCCGGCGTGAACGTCTACTCCACCTTCCCCAACCACCCCTTCGTGCTGGGCTCCCAGAACAACCGGTCCCAGGGCTACGACGTGGGCAACGGAAGCTCGATGTCCGCAGCCATCGTCTCAGGAGCGGCGGCGCTCGCGTGGAGCTCGCATCCGGGCGCCACGAACACCTCCATCCGGGCAGACGTGGAATCCACCGCGGACAAAGTCGACGGCACCGGCACGTACTGGGCCTACGGCCGGGTCAACGCTGCCGGCGCTGCTAAGTAG
- a CDS encoding alpha/beta fold hydrolase: MEAVVSGVPVHFVEHGSGTPVLALHGAGVDHREIAGGLEPVFGSIPGFRRLYPDLPGMGRTPAHASLNSNDDVLDLLLGFIDSTIGDEPFLLIGQSYGGYLARAVAHMHPQAAGLALVCPVGAHAGSVPKHEVLVSSVSPAGLDAESEASFRSYFVVQTDETLHRFQQLVAPAAALVDEQGLARIFSRWELRDRPESAARYPHPVLVLAGRQDATAGYADGWALARDYPRGTFAVLDRAGHALLHEQAALVQAFLAEWIERVREDQALVRAGSRFP; the protein is encoded by the coding sequence ATGGAAGCGGTGGTCAGCGGCGTGCCCGTCCATTTCGTTGAGCATGGCAGCGGAACACCCGTCCTTGCGCTGCACGGCGCGGGCGTGGACCACCGGGAGATTGCCGGCGGCCTGGAACCGGTGTTCGGCAGCATCCCCGGGTTCCGCCGCCTGTATCCGGACCTGCCGGGGATGGGCCGCACTCCGGCTCACGCGTCGCTCAACAGCAACGACGACGTGCTGGACCTCCTGCTCGGCTTCATCGACAGCACGATCGGGGATGAACCGTTCCTTCTCATCGGCCAGTCGTACGGCGGGTATCTGGCCCGCGCGGTAGCCCACATGCACCCCCAGGCAGCCGGGCTTGCCCTGGTCTGCCCGGTCGGCGCGCATGCCGGCAGCGTGCCCAAGCATGAGGTCCTCGTGTCGTCGGTAAGTCCTGCCGGCCTCGACGCGGAAAGCGAGGCGAGTTTCCGCAGCTATTTCGTGGTCCAGACGGACGAAACGCTGCACAGGTTCCAGCAGCTCGTGGCTCCTGCGGCAGCCCTTGTTGACGAGCAGGGGTTGGCCCGCATCTTTTCGCGCTGGGAACTGCGGGACCGGCCGGAATCGGCAGCGCGGTATCCGCACCCCGTGCTGGTTCTGGCGGGTAGGCAGGACGCCACCGCCGGCTACGCGGATGGGTGGGCACTGGCGCGGGACTACCCCCGCGGCACCTTTGCCGTGCTTGACCGGGCCGGCCACGCCCTGCTGCACGAGCAGGCCGCGCTCGTCCAGGCCTTCCTCGCCGAATGGATTGAGCGGGTGCGCGAAGACCAGGCGCTGGTGCGGGCCGGCTCCCGGTTTCCCTGA
- a CDS encoding hemerythrin domain-containing protein yields the protein MTDFFTMQPGETAPPLPAGPVLCTGTAAMQRIHRFFLWAYGEAPGLVRSAAAGDTARAAYVGEVLGNFDKVLHVHHEGEDLLMYPQLKERAPACALHVGQMLEQHRQVTQRLDAIEPVRMRWMSTADEESASELAARYEDLAAVLNVHLRREVTELMPVADRVMSGKEAAAVGQHGVKALDKKFMVGYLGMVLATNPPADRKELFKEIPPPVRLAYKLVGRRIYRKQHATLFPGRPVPETL from the coding sequence ATGACCGACTTCTTCACCATGCAGCCCGGCGAAACCGCGCCTCCCCTCCCGGCGGGACCCGTCCTGTGCACGGGGACTGCTGCCATGCAGCGCATCCACCGCTTCTTCCTCTGGGCCTACGGCGAGGCGCCCGGACTGGTGCGTTCGGCCGCGGCGGGTGACACGGCCCGCGCCGCATATGTGGGGGAAGTGCTGGGGAACTTCGACAAGGTGCTCCACGTCCACCACGAGGGCGAGGACCTGCTGATGTACCCGCAACTGAAGGAGCGGGCGCCGGCATGTGCGCTGCATGTGGGGCAGATGCTGGAGCAGCATCGGCAGGTGACGCAGCGGCTGGATGCCATTGAGCCGGTGCGGATGCGCTGGATGTCGACAGCGGATGAGGAGTCAGCGTCGGAACTGGCCGCCCGCTACGAGGACCTGGCCGCCGTCCTCAACGTGCACCTGCGGCGCGAGGTCACCGAGCTGATGCCCGTGGCGGACCGGGTGATGAGCGGGAAGGAAGCCGCGGCGGTGGGGCAGCACGGAGTCAAGGCACTCGATAAGAAGTTCATGGTGGGGTACCTGGGCATGGTGCTGGCCACGAATCCCCCGGCGGACCGGAAGGAGCTGTTCAAGGAGATCCCTCCCCCGGTCCGGCTCGCGTACAAGCTGGTGGGACGGCGGATTTACCGGAAGCAGCACGCCACGCTGTTCCCGGGGCGGCCGGTGCCGGAGACGCTTTAG
- a CDS encoding esterase/lipase family protein — MSFLSRALSVAAAAVLASSLVAVPAQAVDISPPGANDWSCKPSAAHPYPVVLVPGTFESMEKNWSTLSPYLKSEGYCVFALNYGETNGVYATAPVKDSAKELAPFVDAVRSATGAKQVDLVGHSQGGMMPRYYMGFLGGAKYVHQLVGIAPSNHGTEGVILPPPDLVPTPDYTAAGCAACADQQAGSPFMQELNSIGGTVAGPAYTVISTTHDEVVIPYNSQFLNGSARQVTNITIQDKCPADVIEHDQAPNDPVVHQLVGNALAQPSGPADLAFQPVCL; from the coding sequence ATGTCATTCCTTTCCCGGGCCCTGTCCGTTGCCGCCGCCGCAGTCCTGGCCTCATCCTTGGTGGCAGTCCCCGCCCAAGCCGTCGACATATCGCCACCAGGTGCCAATGACTGGTCCTGCAAACCGTCAGCAGCGCATCCGTATCCCGTGGTCCTGGTGCCCGGAACGTTCGAGAGCATGGAGAAGAACTGGTCCACCCTGTCGCCATACCTCAAGAGCGAGGGGTACTGCGTCTTCGCCCTTAACTACGGCGAGACCAACGGCGTCTATGCCACGGCGCCCGTCAAAGACTCCGCCAAGGAACTCGCACCCTTCGTTGACGCCGTCCGGTCAGCCACCGGTGCCAAGCAGGTGGATCTGGTGGGACACAGCCAGGGCGGCATGATGCCCCGGTACTACATGGGCTTCCTTGGCGGAGCGAAGTATGTCCATCAGCTTGTCGGCATCGCCCCGTCCAACCATGGAACGGAGGGAGTGATCCTTCCGCCGCCGGACCTGGTGCCCACGCCCGATTACACCGCCGCAGGCTGTGCCGCCTGTGCAGACCAGCAGGCGGGATCGCCCTTCATGCAGGAACTGAACTCCATTGGCGGTACCGTTGCCGGCCCCGCCTACACCGTCATTTCCACCACCCACGACGAGGTGGTCATCCCGTACAACAGCCAGTTCCTCAACGGCTCTGCGCGGCAGGTCACCAACATCACCATCCAGGACAAGTGCCCGGCCGACGTGATCGAGCATGACCAGGCGCCCAACGATCCCGTGGTGCACCAACTCGTCGGCAACGCCCTGGCCCAGCCGTCCGGCCCCGCGGACCTTGCCTTCCAGCCCGTCTGCCTGTAG
- a CDS encoding GntR family transcriptional regulator, giving the protein MQPSLASGDPTPRARVQDEIRRDIIFGKLPAGTRITEASLAAKYGISRVPVREALRALEVEGFVESKPFAGSTVSEIPVDDADDLFAVREALEAATARRAARRAAAQFSAGGPDNQWWETRRELAAILDEGDEAVANGRVELLPELNIRFHLGVAELSRSASLTALLRQISGKIEWLYASDVDSRGIRSWAEHRGIMAAIDAGNAEAAEQGMAAHVHGSRSGYLSRFTDASPETPVAPSGGHPADTRN; this is encoded by the coding sequence GTGCAGCCTTCGCTAGCTAGCGGCGATCCCACCCCACGGGCCCGCGTCCAGGACGAGATCCGGCGGGACATCATCTTCGGGAAGCTCCCCGCGGGGACCCGGATCACGGAAGCGTCCCTGGCCGCGAAGTACGGGATCTCCCGGGTTCCGGTGCGGGAAGCGCTGCGGGCCCTTGAGGTGGAGGGCTTCGTTGAGTCGAAGCCTTTCGCCGGGTCCACGGTGTCAGAGATCCCTGTGGACGACGCCGATGACCTCTTCGCGGTGCGCGAGGCCTTGGAAGCTGCCACCGCCCGCCGGGCTGCCCGGCGGGCGGCCGCCCAGTTCTCCGCGGGCGGTCCCGATAACCAGTGGTGGGAGACGCGGCGGGAACTGGCCGCCATTCTGGACGAGGGCGATGAAGCGGTGGCAAACGGGCGCGTTGAACTCTTGCCCGAGCTGAATATCCGGTTCCATCTGGGGGTTGCTGAACTGAGCCGCAGCGCGTCCCTCACGGCGCTGCTCCGCCAGATTTCCGGCAAGATCGAGTGGCTCTACGCCTCCGACGTGGACTCCCGCGGCATCCGGTCCTGGGCCGAGCACCGCGGCATCATGGCAGCGATCGACGCCGGCAACGCCGAGGCCGCCGAGCAGGGGATGGCGGCACACGTCCACGGGTCCAGGTCGGGTTACCTGAGCCGGTTCACGGACGCTTCACCTGAAACGCCGGTGGCACCCTCAGGTGGCCACCCCGCGGATACCAGGAATTGA